The Halobacterium litoreum genome includes a region encoding these proteins:
- a CDS encoding dienelactone hydrolase family protein: MPAERTVSIPIDGVELDGALAVPEGATGLVVFAHGSGSSRHSPRNAFVAEELRERALGTLLFDLLTETEDQRRETRFDVSLLTDRLLGATDWLAEQSETADLAVGYFGSSTGAAAALRAAARRPGRVGAVVSRGGRVDLAGDDVEGVRAPTLFVVGGADTQVLELNREAYERLPGERALHVVEGAEHLFEGAGELDEVAGVAGDWFVTHLA; encoded by the coding sequence GTGCCAGCCGAACGAACCGTCTCCATTCCCATCGACGGCGTCGAACTCGACGGCGCGCTCGCCGTGCCCGAGGGCGCGACCGGCCTCGTGGTGTTCGCGCACGGGAGCGGGTCGAGCCGCCACAGCCCACGGAACGCGTTCGTCGCCGAGGAACTGCGCGAGCGCGCGCTCGGCACGCTCCTGTTCGACCTGCTCACCGAAACCGAGGACCAGCGCCGCGAGACCCGCTTCGACGTCTCGCTGTTGACCGACCGCCTCCTCGGCGCGACCGACTGGCTCGCAGAACAGTCCGAGACCGCCGACCTCGCGGTCGGCTACTTCGGGTCGAGTACGGGCGCGGCCGCCGCGTTGCGGGCCGCCGCGCGACGCCCCGGTCGCGTCGGTGCCGTCGTCTCCCGCGGCGGGCGCGTCGACCTCGCCGGCGACGACGTCGAGGGTGTGCGAGCGCCGACGCTGTTCGTCGTCGGCGGCGCCGACACGCAAGTGCTGGAACTGAACCGCGAGGCCTACGAGCGCCTCCCCGGCGAGCGCGCGCTCCACGTCGTCGAGGGCGCCGAACACCTCTTCGAGGGGGCCGGCGAACTCGACGAGGTCGCGGGCGTCGCCGGCGACTGGTTCGTCACCCACCTCGCGTGA
- a CDS encoding CBS domain-containing protein — protein MPVADVARTAVMTAHGDQTAGNLATVMVEENVGSVIIVNDNEPIGIVTDRDLVVEVLEPRRDPTETTAEDIMAEALTTVAMSDGIFEATRTMRDHAVRRLPVVDEDDNVAGIVTMDDFVVLLSDELANLSKVVEAESPPY, from the coding sequence ATGCCAGTCGCAGACGTGGCGAGAACGGCGGTCATGACCGCGCACGGCGACCAGACCGCGGGCAACCTCGCGACCGTGATGGTCGAGGAGAACGTCGGGAGCGTCATCATCGTGAACGACAACGAACCCATCGGCATCGTGACCGACCGCGACCTCGTGGTCGAGGTGTTGGAGCCGAGACGCGACCCGACGGAGACGACCGCCGAAGACATCATGGCGGAGGCGCTGACGACGGTCGCGATGAGCGACGGCATCTTCGAGGCGACGCGCACGATGCGCGACCACGCCGTCCGCCGGCTTCCCGTGGTAGACGAGGACGACAACGTCGCGGGCATCGTCACGATGGACGACTTCGTGGTGTTGCTGTCGGACGAACTCGCGAACCTCTCGAAGGTCGTGGAGGCGGAGTCGCCGCCGTACTGA
- a CDS encoding DUF2267 domain-containing protein, whose product MNFDEFTGTVQHRLELPGTGQAVRAIRATLSTLGERIPEGDARNIASSLPMEVDWYLTGAVHEHGQRFDWSAFVDRVTEIEGVDRPEAAYHAQVVVDLVCSVVPEADVRQLRDQLPESEDDENWGKLFGIVDAGGWEATHGE is encoded by the coding sequence ATGAACTTCGACGAGTTCACCGGTACCGTCCAGCACCGACTCGAACTCCCCGGCACCGGTCAGGCCGTGCGCGCGATTCGCGCGACGCTTTCCACCCTCGGCGAACGCATCCCCGAGGGCGACGCCCGCAACATCGCGAGTTCGCTCCCGATGGAAGTCGACTGGTATCTCACCGGCGCCGTCCACGAACACGGCCAGCGATTCGACTGGTCGGCGTTCGTCGACAGAGTCACCGAAATCGAGGGCGTCGACCGGCCCGAGGCCGCCTACCACGCGCAAGTCGTCGTCGACCTCGTCTGTTCGGTCGTCCCCGAAGCCGACGTGCGCCAACTCCGCGACCAACTCCCCGAGAGCGAGGACGACGAGAACTGGGGGAAACTGTTCGGCATCGTCGACGCCGGCGGCTGGGAGGCCACACACGGCGAGTGA
- a CDS encoding LLM class flavin-dependent oxidoreductase, whose amino-acid sequence MDLSVVDLSPVPDGGTAADAYEQTVEAAKQAEALGFERFWVAEHHGMADRVAGTTPEVLLGHLAAETDSIRLGSGAVLLNHYQPFKVAEQFGALDGLAPGRIDAGLGRANGSPAVDRALGTERHVQNPDEDHREKIEAVVTHLDDAFPDDHAYSDVTIPRAGGDTPMPWVLGSSPSSAKVAGELGLRYCFAGFIRPMFATHAFDAYREHFQPSPFASGVDEPEAMVAVNAVCAETDAEAARQRAVAEAAFERMKRGEPGTTPSVEDAIDELGGVPDPTPATLDDDEWPRAISGDPDTLSGLLDQLADRVGVGEVMIQHVVADHETALRSHELIADGVGLTPR is encoded by the coding sequence ATGGACCTCTCTGTCGTCGACCTCTCCCCCGTCCCCGACGGCGGCACCGCCGCCGACGCGTACGAGCAGACGGTCGAAGCCGCGAAGCAGGCCGAAGCACTCGGCTTCGAGCGCTTCTGGGTCGCCGAGCACCACGGGATGGCCGACCGCGTCGCCGGCACGACGCCGGAAGTGTTGCTCGGCCACCTCGCCGCCGAAACCGACTCGATTCGCCTCGGGTCGGGCGCCGTCCTCCTCAACCACTACCAGCCGTTCAAGGTCGCCGAGCAGTTCGGCGCGCTCGACGGACTCGCGCCCGGTCGCATCGACGCCGGGCTCGGGCGCGCGAACGGGTCGCCCGCCGTCGACCGCGCGCTCGGCACCGAGCGACACGTCCAGAACCCCGATGAGGACCACCGCGAGAAAATCGAGGCCGTGGTCACGCACCTCGACGACGCGTTCCCGGACGACCACGCCTACAGCGACGTGACGATTCCGCGCGCCGGCGGCGACACCCCGATGCCGTGGGTGCTCGGGTCGAGTCCGTCGAGTGCGAAAGTCGCGGGCGAACTCGGTCTGCGGTACTGCTTCGCGGGGTTCATCCGCCCGATGTTCGCGACGCACGCCTTCGACGCGTACCGCGAGCACTTCCAGCCGTCGCCGTTCGCGAGCGGCGTCGACGAACCGGAAGCGATGGTCGCGGTGAACGCGGTGTGCGCCGAGACGGACGCGGAAGCCGCCCGCCAGCGCGCCGTCGCCGAAGCCGCCTTCGAGCGCATGAAACGCGGCGAACCCGGCACGACGCCGAGCGTCGAGGACGCCATCGACGAACTCGGGGGCGTTCCGGACCCGACGCCCGCGACGCTCGACGACGACGAGTGGCCGCGCGCAATCTCGGGCGACCCGGACACGCTGTCGGGCCTCCTCGACCAACTCGCGGACCGCGTCGGCGTCGGCGAAGTGATGATTCAACACGTCGTCGCCGACCACGAGACGGCGCTGCGCTCGCACGAACTCATCGCCGACGGCGTCGGCCTGACGCCGCGCTGA
- a CDS encoding NAD-dependent succinate-semialdehyde dehydrogenase has product MDVVNPATGECVDTYEEHTESEVDAALARAEDAFASWRDRSVRERERLLADAADVLREHEREYAETMTREMGKPISQAISEVQKCAWLCDHYAEHASAYLDADAHPSPPGTTVTTEYEPLGPVLAVMPWNYPFWQVFRFAAPYLTAGNVGLLKHASNVPGCAAAIADVFERAGYPEDVFQTLLIPGDRVERVVADDRVRAATLTGSGPAGRSLASTAGEHLKKTVLELGGSDPFVVLDDADVQTAASVGAWARNQNGGQSCIAAKRFVVADAVYDEFVDALVANAESLTVGDPTSEDTDVGPQASRELLETLHEQVEASVDAGATVETGGEPLDRDGAFYPPTVLTDVPAGCPADTEELFGPVAAVYRVDGEDAAVRKANDTDFGLGASVWTTDTDRGQRVASRIDAGCVYVNELVKSDPRVPFGGVGESGYGRELSEAGIQEFVNRKTVWVADEPDTDVPTE; this is encoded by the coding sequence ATGGACGTGGTGAATCCGGCGACCGGCGAGTGCGTCGACACCTACGAGGAGCACACCGAGAGCGAGGTCGACGCCGCGCTCGCGCGCGCCGAGGACGCGTTCGCGTCGTGGCGCGACCGCTCGGTCCGGGAGCGCGAGCGCCTGCTCGCGGACGCCGCCGACGTGCTGCGCGAGCACGAACGCGAGTACGCCGAAACGATGACTCGCGAGATGGGGAAGCCGATTTCTCAGGCCATCAGCGAGGTCCAGAAGTGCGCGTGGCTCTGTGACCACTACGCCGAACACGCGAGCGCGTACCTCGACGCCGACGCCCACCCGAGTCCGCCCGGCACCACCGTCACGACCGAGTACGAACCGCTCGGCCCCGTACTCGCGGTGATGCCGTGGAACTACCCCTTCTGGCAGGTGTTCCGGTTCGCCGCGCCCTATCTCACCGCCGGCAACGTCGGCCTGCTCAAGCACGCCTCGAACGTCCCCGGCTGTGCGGCAGCCATCGCGGACGTCTTCGAGCGAGCCGGCTACCCCGAGGACGTGTTCCAGACGCTGTTGATTCCCGGCGACCGCGTGGAGCGCGTCGTCGCCGACGACCGCGTTCGCGCCGCGACCCTGACGGGGAGCGGTCCCGCCGGCCGCTCGCTCGCCTCGACGGCCGGCGAACACCTGAAGAAGACCGTCCTCGAACTCGGCGGCAGCGACCCGTTCGTCGTGCTAGACGACGCGGACGTGCAGACCGCCGCGAGCGTCGGCGCGTGGGCGCGCAACCAGAACGGCGGCCAGTCCTGCATCGCCGCCAAGCGCTTCGTCGTCGCCGACGCCGTCTACGACGAGTTCGTCGACGCGCTCGTCGCGAACGCCGAATCCCTCACCGTCGGCGACCCCACCAGCGAGGACACCGACGTGGGCCCGCAGGCCAGCCGGGAACTGCTGGAGACGCTCCACGAGCAAGTCGAAGCGAGCGTCGACGCCGGCGCCACCGTCGAGACCGGCGGCGAGCCACTCGACCGCGACGGCGCGTTCTACCCGCCGACCGTCCTCACCGACGTGCCCGCGGGCTGTCCAGCCGACACCGAGGAACTGTTCGGGCCCGTCGCCGCCGTCTACCGCGTCGACGGCGAGGACGCCGCCGTCCGGAAGGCCAACGACACCGACTTCGGCCTCGGCGCGAGCGTCTGGACCACCGACACCGACCGCGGACAGCGCGTCGCCTCGCGCATCGACGCCGGCTGCGTCTACGTCAACGAACTCGTGAAATCCGACCCCCGCGTCCCGTTCGGCGGCGTCGGCGAGTCCGGCTACGGTCGCGAACTCTCCGAGGCCGGCATCCAGGAGTTCGTCAACCGCAAAACCGTCTGGGTCGCCGACGAACCCGACACCGACGTCCCCACCGAGTGA
- the thyX gene encoding FAD-dependent thymidylate synthase: protein MRVRLLEATENPEELICRGARNDYMEEWVAEQSFEDAMAGVEGEDIEEKKANFLAKLLQRGHYGPFEHPSATFAIEGASRSCMAQLTRHRHASFDVQSMRYVSFDEVDPADVEDGEMVVTPPSATDPDWVGRNQKGDASEAEVEKREEVFRSSVRQSVEDYQELLELGMPPEDARFVLPIGTEVNIVVTLNPRSLMHIADMRAAADAQWEIRDLTEQLLDIAAEWCPHTFDYYESEMKHRKNRLAP from the coding sequence ATGCGAGTACGCCTCCTCGAAGCCACGGAGAATCCGGAGGAACTCATCTGCCGCGGGGCACGCAACGACTACATGGAAGAGTGGGTCGCCGAGCAGTCCTTCGAGGACGCGATGGCCGGCGTCGAGGGCGAGGACATCGAGGAGAAGAAAGCGAACTTCCTCGCGAAACTCCTCCAGCGCGGGCACTACGGGCCCTTCGAGCACCCGAGCGCGACGTTCGCCATCGAGGGCGCGAGCCGGTCGTGTATGGCGCAACTGACGCGCCACCGCCACGCGTCCTTCGACGTGCAGTCGATGCGGTACGTCTCCTTCGACGAGGTGGACCCCGCGGACGTAGAAGACGGCGAGATGGTGGTGACGCCGCCGTCGGCGACGGACCCGGACTGGGTCGGCCGGAATCAGAAGGGCGACGCGAGCGAGGCCGAGGTGGAGAAACGTGAGGAGGTGTTCCGGTCGTCCGTCCGGCAGTCGGTCGAGGACTACCAGGAACTGCTCGAACTCGGGATGCCGCCCGAGGACGCGCGCTTCGTCCTCCCCATCGGCACCGAGGTGAACATCGTCGTCACGCTGAACCCGCGGTCGCTGATGCACATCGCGGACATGCGCGCCGCGGCGGACGCCCAGTGGGAGATTCGAGACCTCACGGAGCAGTTACTGGACATCGCGGCGGAGTGGTGTCCCCACACCTTCGACTACTACGAATCGGAGATGAAACACCGGAAGAACCGGCTCGCGCCCTGA
- a CDS encoding MBL fold metallo-hydrolase, protein MVTNISAGVQAFTSNVFLVPGERTVLVDAGANYDAVSRIREQVDALDAVVVTHPHPDHVGNLDAVRDAFDVEAWGFEGVPGVDHELSDGDTVAVGDHDYEVLHTPGHEPHHVCLYSRAADALFSADLVFGNGSFGRTDLEGGDRRTLVESIERVVDVVEPSLDVMYPGHGPAVTTDVYENLEVAARAARFSQ, encoded by the coding sequence ATGGTCACGAACATCTCGGCGGGCGTGCAGGCGTTCACGAGCAACGTCTTCCTCGTTCCCGGCGAGCGCACCGTCCTCGTGGACGCCGGCGCGAACTACGACGCGGTGTCCCGCATCCGCGAACAGGTAGACGCTCTCGACGCCGTCGTCGTCACGCACCCGCACCCGGACCACGTCGGCAACCTCGACGCCGTCCGCGACGCCTTCGACGTCGAGGCGTGGGGGTTCGAGGGCGTCCCCGGCGTCGACCACGAACTCTCGGACGGCGACACCGTCGCCGTCGGCGACCACGACTACGAGGTCCTGCACACGCCCGGTCACGAACCACACCACGTCTGTCTCTACTCGCGGGCCGCCGACGCGTTGTTCTCCGCGGACCTCGTGTTCGGGAACGGGAGTTTCGGGCGCACCGACCTGGAAGGCGGCGACCGGCGCACGCTCGTCGAGAGCATCGAGCGCGTCGTCGACGTCGTCGAGCCGTCGCTGGACGTGATGTATCCCGGGCACGGACCGGCGGTCACGACCGACGTCTACGAGAATCTGGAAGTCGCGGCGCGCGCCGCGCGGTTCAGCCAGTAA
- a CDS encoding DUF5827 family protein, which produces MPEPKSEFDELHPCDFYTPAELMDDDEMYTVYEIARLLQDLEPDADLSPDVENVLLDWAIPWVMMHGDELVVAEPRGDDEPGFYGVKE; this is translated from the coding sequence ATGCCCGAACCGAAATCGGAGTTCGACGAACTCCACCCGTGTGACTTCTACACGCCCGCGGAACTGATGGACGACGACGAGATGTACACCGTCTACGAGATAGCCCGCCTCCTGCAGGACCTCGAACCGGACGCCGACCTCTCGCCGGACGTCGAGAACGTCCTGCTCGACTGGGCGATTCCGTGGGTGATGATGCACGGCGACGAACTCGTGGTCGCCGAGCCGCGCGGCGACGACGAACCCGGCTTCTACGGCGTCAAGGAGTAG
- a CDS encoding DUF7522 family protein, whose amino-acid sequence MTGHDTTRASGRSDAKSALVDTLRDRVDGNLRDVWVLDEQAQEPLYLRDDIEERITDVDVEKYLDNERYGFVTRETYNRLHYSEFRYTHRGFDTWELFRTFVVDGPTKVGVVVGVDSDGTNYDFAALTDAIYEVADEYGVDAFAPDPDA is encoded by the coding sequence ATGACAGGACACGATACGACGCGGGCGTCGGGCCGAAGCGACGCGAAGTCGGCGCTCGTCGACACACTCCGCGACCGCGTCGACGGCAACCTCCGGGACGTGTGGGTGCTGGACGAACAGGCACAGGAACCGCTGTACCTCCGAGACGACATCGAGGAGCGCATCACCGACGTGGACGTCGAGAAGTACCTCGACAACGAACGCTACGGCTTCGTCACCCGCGAGACGTACAACCGCCTCCACTACTCGGAGTTCCGGTACACGCACCGCGGGTTCGACACGTGGGAGTTGTTCCGGACGTTCGTCGTGGACGGCCCGACGAAGGTCGGCGTCGTCGTGGGCGTGGACTCCGACGGCACGAACTACGACTTCGCGGCGCTCACCGACGCCATCTACGAGGTCGCCGACGAGTACGGCGTCGACGCGTTCGCGCCCGACCCGGACGCGTAA
- the sod gene encoding superoxide dismutase, with protein sequence MSQHELPPLPYDYDALEPHISEQVLTWHHDTHHQGYVNGLNSAEETLADNRESGDYSSTAGALGNVTHNGCGHYLHTLFWENMDPNGGGEPEGDLRDRIEEDFGSYEGWKGEFEAAASAAGGWALLVYDPVAKQLRNVKVDKHDQGALWGAHPIMALDVWEHSYYYDYGPDRGDFVSNFFEVVNWDNVAENYSDVVSLFE encoded by the coding sequence ATGAGCCAGCACGAACTGCCGCCGCTTCCCTACGACTACGACGCGCTCGAACCGCACATCAGCGAACAGGTGCTCACGTGGCACCACGACACCCACCACCAGGGCTACGTCAACGGCCTGAACTCCGCGGAGGAGACCCTCGCCGACAACCGCGAGAGCGGAGACTACTCCAGTACCGCCGGCGCGCTCGGGAACGTAACCCACAACGGCTGTGGCCACTACCTCCACACGCTGTTCTGGGAGAACATGGACCCGAACGGCGGCGGCGAACCGGAGGGCGACCTCCGCGACCGCATCGAGGAGGACTTCGGCTCCTACGAGGGCTGGAAGGGCGAGTTCGAGGCCGCGGCCTCCGCCGCCGGCGGCTGGGCGCTCCTCGTCTACGACCCGGTCGCCAAGCAGCTCCGCAACGTCAAGGTCGACAAGCACGACCAGGGCGCGCTCTGGGGCGCACACCCCATCATGGCCCTCGACGTCTGGGAGCACTCCTACTACTACGACTACGGCCCCGACCGCGGCGACTTCGTCAGCAACTTCTTCGAGGTCGTGAACTGGGACAACGTCGCAGAGAACTACAGCGACGTCGTCTCCCTCTTCGAGTAA